A stretch of the Streptomyces ortus genome encodes the following:
- a CDS encoding non-ribosomal peptide synthetase — protein sequence MNQSVVEDVLPLSPLQEGLLFHALFDREKHSPYLAQFAVDLEGPVNSELLKAAADTVIRRHATLRSGFRYRKTGEPIRVVRRDVPVDWREIEIGQEDGQEDAPDRIAELTEQDWARGIDVGGASLIRFTLVRHTADRHRLLVTAHHLLLDGWSFALLFQELFAVYSRAGGTDGLPPVRPYRDYLAWLARQDRAGAERHWAAALEGVAGPTLVASADSRTGPPPEEVEVLLSSGTTALLTAHARRNGVLLNTVCQAVWAILVGSLTGRDDVVFGSTVSGRPAELTGADSMIGMLINTVPVRVRLDRAASVSALFEQIQAGRAASLDHDHLGLTEIQRLTGFPTALFDTNVVFDNFPMHDYEVDSPDGELQVGVTFRDSAHFPLTLAVEPGERLALRLHHRPDLFTAAQAAELADRLVLLLEQVAEDPDRPLSALTLLSPEQHDRVVRRWNDTAVELPGVTLAELWAEQVRRTPDAPALVAGDERLSYAELAGRVDRLAARLVHRGAGPDRIVAVALPRSVELVVALLAVVRAGAAYLPVDLDHPAGRIAAMVADAGPVLVLTDSTNAAAVPGPTPKLLLDERTERTEQTEQTEKAEKAEQIDPIAPVSARLPRALPAHPAYVIFTSGSTGRPKGVVVPHAAIVNRLLWMQDRYRLTGADRVLQKTPAGFDVSVWEFFWPLISGAALVIAKPGGHRDPAYLAELIRGESVTVTHFVPSMLQAFLREPAAADCTGLRRIICSGEALPAETRRELFTALGSTELHNLYGPTEAAVDATSWQCHRDDEGSSVPIGRPLANVSAYVLDGRLRPVPPGVVGELYLGGIQLARGYAGRPALTAERFVACPFAAGERMYRSGDLARWTADGELEYVGRVDAQVKIRGFRVEPGEIEAVLAGHPEVVQAAVVLREDRPGDQRLVAYVVARSQGLTDRELRRFVSAGVPDYMVPAAVVLVEAMPTTMNGKLDRAALPEPDRGAHAVREPRSPREEILCELFAEVLGVPRVGIDDHFFDLGGHSLLALRLLSRIRSVLGEGFELRDLFAEPTVAGLARLTGVARPALTVRAGAEPVPLSFAQRRLWFLNRMERDEGTYNVPVAVRLTGALDRDALDRALADVVRRHESLRTVFPEEGGEPHPVVLDSAPAIEVVEVAPRDLAGAMAERVRHRFDLTAHAPVLATLFPLGQEEQEEQEEQEEREEHVLLLVVQHIAADGWSLRPLLRDLGLAYTARCEGNAPDWPPQPVRYADYTLWQRELLGEAEDPESVMARQLAYWRRQLADLPAELTLPVDRPRSAVAGQSGGTVALHWEPELHRGLLELARSAGCTLFMVLQAGFAALLTRMGAGTDIPFGTPVAGRTDSALDDLVGFFVNTLVLRTDTAGDPGFAELLRRVRDTDLEAFAHQDVPFERLVEELRPERSLSRNPLFQIMIQVQHAGTTTPDFAGLKADHAPVTWDIAKFDLSLELVDERDDRGAPAGLTGYLEYAEELFDRTTAEQLVARLRRLLEQVLAAPERPIGAVDVLSDGERRRFLAERPVPDPVPAQRTVFLPDAFREQAARTPDATALVFEDTTLTYAELDARATRLARHLVGRGAGPDRVVAVALPRSTDLVVALLAVLKAGAAFLFVDLAYPVRRIAHLLTDSAAALVVTDSASAASLPVHEPVLVDGPALDDDPALDDGASEELTGALAADHPAYVVYTSGSTGEPKGVLVTHGGLANLLAFYRAEVIATAERTRGPGRCRMALTASLSFDTSVVALLWQAVGHELHLIGDDTRRDPAAMARYLDRCGIDALDVMPSYAEELIQQGMLDPARTPPAVLMTGAETVGEKLWGRIRETEGITAYNIYGQTETTVDSLFWTSDDSDRPLIGRPIPGVDVFVLDAALRPVPPKVIGELYVAGAQLARGYVNRPGLTAERFVANPYRPGRRMYRTGDLVRWTDDGALEFLGRADDQVKIRGFRVELGEVEAALARHEGVTHAVAVLREDRPGDARLVGYVLARNTELDVRRLREFVRQSLPDHMVPAAIVVIDELPLTPNGKLDSAALPEPVYPTGTRRAPRTLREELLCGLFAEVLGRDAVGIDDGFFDLGGHSLLAVRLSSRARSVLGVELPARLLFAAPTVAGLAAGLDEALPGRPALRAGRRPDVLPLSYAQQRLWFLDQWEETGTSYHLPVALRLTGPLDRDALEQAWCDVTDRHESLRTVFVVRDDRPAQSVLAPGAFRPALVHRELPEAEVGAAVRAAADQRFEPAVRPPLAAHLFTTGPADQVLLLVFHHIICDGWSLGPLLRDLSAAYAARIRGEAPQWDELPVQYADHALWQRELLGGEDDPGSVLSRQLGYWRDQLAALPTELALPTDRPRPEISDYAGGTADIEWGHDLHRSLLALAKEHHCTLFMVLQAACAALLGRLGAGEDIPIGTPVAGRTDDAVDDVVGFFVNTVVLRTDLSGNPSFAELLRRVRATDLAAYEHQDVPFERLVEELNPPRSPGRHPLFQTMVQLQHASAGPRFPGLRASEWPVPSTTAKFDLVVDVEERLDQDGAPAGLTGALMYSTALFDASTGERLADGLRRLLTQAAEYPGRPLADFDVSPVQDRPSGDRRSDDVAAGLTARPAASADAAPAATGPRTATEEVLGGLFAQVLGLDSVEVDDNFFALGGHSLLATQLISRVRSTLGLELPVRELFRAPTVAGIAVYLATARSARPALRPAASR from the coding sequence ATGAACCAGTCGGTAGTCGAGGACGTCCTTCCCCTTTCGCCCCTGCAGGAAGGCCTGCTCTTTCACGCGCTGTTCGACCGGGAAAAACACAGTCCGTACCTCGCGCAATTCGCGGTGGATCTCGAAGGGCCGGTGAATTCCGAACTCCTGAAGGCCGCCGCGGACACCGTGATACGGCGCCACGCCACCCTGCGGTCCGGATTCCGGTACCGGAAGACGGGCGAACCGATACGGGTGGTCCGCCGAGATGTCCCTGTGGACTGGCGGGAGATCGAGATCGGCCAGGAGGATGGCCAGGAGGACGCGCCGGACCGGATCGCCGAACTGACCGAGCAGGACTGGGCCCGCGGCATCGACGTCGGCGGAGCCTCGCTGATCAGGTTCACCCTCGTCCGGCACACCGCCGACCGCCACCGGCTGCTCGTGACCGCCCACCACCTCCTGCTGGACGGCTGGTCCTTCGCCCTGCTGTTCCAGGAACTCTTCGCCGTGTACTCCCGGGCGGGCGGCACCGACGGCCTGCCGCCGGTGCGTCCGTACCGCGACTACCTGGCCTGGCTCGCGCGACAGGACCGGGCCGGCGCGGAGCGGCACTGGGCCGCGGCCCTGGAGGGGGTCGCCGGGCCCACGCTCGTCGCCTCCGCCGATTCCCGCACCGGTCCGCCGCCCGAAGAGGTCGAGGTGCTGCTGTCGTCCGGGACGACGGCGCTGCTGACCGCACACGCCCGGCGAAACGGCGTCCTGCTCAACACGGTGTGCCAAGCGGTCTGGGCCATCCTGGTCGGTTCGCTCACCGGCCGCGACGACGTGGTGTTCGGCTCCACGGTCAGCGGCCGTCCGGCGGAACTGACCGGCGCGGACTCGATGATCGGGATGCTCATCAACACCGTTCCGGTACGGGTGCGCCTGGACCGGGCGGCTTCGGTGAGCGCGCTCTTCGAGCAGATCCAGGCGGGACGCGCCGCGTCGCTCGACCACGACCACCTCGGCCTGACAGAGATCCAGCGCCTGACCGGGTTCCCCACCGCGCTCTTCGACACCAACGTGGTCTTCGACAACTTCCCGATGCACGACTACGAGGTCGACTCACCCGACGGCGAACTGCAGGTGGGCGTCACCTTCCGGGACAGCGCACACTTCCCGCTGACCCTCGCCGTCGAACCGGGCGAGCGGCTCGCGCTGCGCCTGCACCACCGCCCGGACCTGTTCACCGCCGCACAGGCGGCCGAGCTCGCCGACCGGCTGGTGCTGCTCCTGGAACAGGTGGCCGAGGACCCGGACCGACCGCTCTCCGCGCTGACCCTGCTGTCGCCCGAGCAGCACGACCGCGTCGTACGGCGGTGGAACGACACCGCGGTCGAACTGCCCGGGGTGACGCTCGCCGAGCTGTGGGCGGAGCAGGTCCGGCGCACGCCGGACGCGCCGGCCCTGGTGGCGGGCGACGAGCGGCTGAGCTACGCCGAGCTGGCCGGACGCGTGGACCGGCTGGCGGCGCGGCTCGTCCACCGGGGCGCGGGCCCCGACCGGATCGTGGCCGTGGCCCTGCCCCGTTCGGTGGAACTGGTCGTCGCGCTCCTCGCCGTCGTCCGAGCGGGCGCGGCCTACCTTCCGGTGGATCTGGACCACCCCGCCGGGCGGATCGCCGCGATGGTCGCGGACGCCGGGCCGGTCCTCGTACTGACCGACTCGACGAACGCCGCCGCCGTCCCCGGCCCCACGCCGAAGCTGCTGCTCGACGAACGGACCGAACGGACCGAACAGACCGAACAGACCGAGAAGGCCGAGAAGGCCGAGCAGATCGATCCGATCGCGCCGGTCTCCGCCCGACTCCCGCGAGCGCTCCCGGCGCACCCCGCCTACGTCATCTTCACCTCCGGGTCCACCGGGCGGCCCAAGGGGGTCGTGGTCCCGCACGCGGCCATCGTGAACCGGCTGCTGTGGATGCAGGACCGGTACCGGCTCACCGGCGCGGACCGGGTCCTGCAGAAGACCCCGGCCGGTTTCGACGTCTCGGTGTGGGAGTTCTTCTGGCCGCTGATCTCCGGGGCGGCCCTGGTGATCGCGAAGCCCGGCGGACACCGCGACCCCGCCTACCTCGCCGAACTGATCCGCGGCGAATCGGTCACCGTCACGCACTTCGTGCCCTCGATGCTGCAGGCGTTCCTCCGGGAGCCCGCCGCGGCCGACTGCACCGGCCTGCGCCGGATCATCTGCAGCGGCGAGGCCCTGCCCGCGGAGACCCGGCGCGAACTGTTCACCGCGCTCGGCTCCACCGAACTGCACAACCTCTACGGACCGACCGAGGCCGCCGTCGACGCGACCTCCTGGCAGTGCCACCGCGACGACGAGGGAAGCTCGGTGCCGATCGGCCGACCGCTGGCCAATGTGTCGGCGTACGTGCTGGACGGCCGACTGCGGCCGGTGCCGCCGGGGGTGGTGGGGGAGCTGTACCTGGGCGGGATCCAGCTCGCCAGGGGATACGCCGGACGTCCCGCGCTGACCGCCGAGCGGTTCGTGGCCTGCCCGTTCGCGGCCGGGGAACGCATGTACCGGTCCGGTGACCTGGCCCGCTGGACCGCCGACGGGGAGCTGGAGTACGTAGGCCGCGTGGACGCGCAGGTGAAGATCCGGGGCTTTCGCGTGGAGCCAGGCGAGATCGAGGCGGTGCTGGCCGGCCACCCCGAGGTCGTCCAGGCCGCGGTCGTGCTCAGGGAGGACCGGCCCGGCGACCAGCGTCTGGTGGCGTACGTCGTGGCCCGGTCCCAGGGCCTCACGGACCGCGAACTCCGCCGGTTCGTGTCGGCCGGCGTGCCCGACTACATGGTCCCCGCCGCGGTGGTCCTGGTCGAGGCCATGCCGACGACGATGAACGGAAAGCTCGACCGGGCCGCGCTGCCGGAACCCGACCGGGGCGCGCACGCCGTGCGGGAGCCGCGCAGTCCCCGCGAGGAGATCCTGTGCGAACTCTTCGCGGAGGTCCTCGGGGTGCCCCGCGTGGGGATCGACGACCACTTCTTCGACCTCGGCGGGCACTCCCTGCTGGCACTGCGGCTGCTCTCCCGGATCCGGTCCGTCCTGGGGGAGGGGTTCGAGCTCCGGGACCTGTTCGCCGAACCCACGGTGGCCGGACTGGCCCGGCTGACCGGAGTCGCGCGCCCCGCGCTGACCGTCCGGGCGGGGGCGGAACCCGTGCCGCTCTCGTTCGCCCAGCGACGGCTGTGGTTCCTGAACCGGATGGAGCGCGACGAGGGAACGTACAACGTGCCCGTCGCGGTCCGTCTCACCGGGGCGCTGGACCGGGACGCGCTGGACCGGGCGCTCGCCGACGTGGTGCGGCGGCACGAGAGCCTGCGCACGGTCTTCCCCGAGGAGGGCGGTGAGCCGCACCCGGTCGTGCTGGACTCCGCTCCCGCGATCGAGGTCGTCGAGGTGGCACCGCGGGACCTCGCCGGCGCCATGGCGGAGCGGGTCCGCCACCGGTTCGACCTCACCGCGCACGCGCCCGTCCTGGCCACCCTGTTCCCGCTCGGCCAGGAGGAGCAGGAGGAGCAGGAAGAGCAGGAGGAGCGGGAGGAGCACGTCCTGCTGCTGGTCGTTCAGCACATCGCAGCCGACGGCTGGTCCCTGCGTCCGCTGCTGAGGGACCTCGGGCTGGCGTACACCGCCCGCTGCGAGGGGAACGCCCCGGACTGGCCGCCGCAGCCCGTGCGGTACGCCGACTACACGCTGTGGCAGCGGGAACTGCTCGGCGAAGCCGAGGACCCCGAAAGTGTGATGGCCCGTCAGTTGGCTTATTGGCGGCGGCAGTTGGCCGACCTGCCGGCGGAGCTCACGCTGCCGGTGGACCGGCCGCGCTCCGCGGTGGCGGGGCAGTCCGGCGGCACGGTCGCCCTCCACTGGGAGCCTGAGCTGCACCGCGGGCTGCTCGAACTCGCCAGGTCCGCCGGCTGCACGCTGTTCATGGTGCTGCAGGCGGGTTTCGCGGCGCTGCTGACCCGGATGGGCGCGGGCACCGACATCCCCTTCGGCACCCCGGTGGCGGGCCGGACGGACAGCGCCCTCGACGACCTGGTCGGGTTCTTCGTCAACACCCTGGTGCTGCGCACCGACACCGCGGGCGATCCCGGGTTCGCCGAACTGCTGCGCCGGGTCCGGGACACCGACCTGGAGGCGTTCGCCCACCAGGACGTCCCCTTCGAACGGCTCGTCGAGGAACTGCGGCCCGAACGGTCGCTGTCCCGCAACCCCCTGTTCCAAATCATGATCCAGGTGCAGCACGCCGGGACCACCACCCCGGACTTCGCCGGACTGAAGGCCGACCACGCCCCGGTGACCTGGGACATCGCGAAGTTCGACCTCAGTCTTGAACTGGTGGACGAGCGCGACGACCGGGGCGCACCGGCCGGGCTGACCGGCTACCTGGAGTACGCCGAGGAGCTGTTCGACCGGACCACCGCAGAACAGCTCGTGGCGCGCCTGCGGCGGCTGCTGGAGCAGGTGCTCGCCGCCCCCGAACGGCCGATCGGCGCCGTCGACGTGCTCTCGGACGGGGAACGGCGACGCTTCCTCGCCGAGCGCCCCGTCCCCGACCCTGTACCCGCGCAGCGGACCGTGTTCCTGCCCGACGCGTTCCGGGAGCAGGCCGCCCGCACCCCGGACGCGACGGCGCTGGTCTTCGAGGACACCACGCTGACCTACGCCGAGCTCGACGCGCGTGCCACCCGGCTCGCCCGCCACCTCGTGGGCCGGGGCGCGGGCCCGGACCGGGTGGTGGCGGTGGCCCTGCCCAGGTCCACGGACCTGGTGGTCGCCCTGCTGGCGGTACTGAAGGCGGGCGCCGCCTTCCTCTTCGTCGACCTGGCGTACCCGGTCCGGCGGATCGCCCACCTGCTGACGGACTCCGCCGCCGCCCTGGTCGTCACCGACAGCGCGTCCGCCGCGTCGCTGCCCGTACACGAACCGGTGCTTGTCGACGGCCCCGCACTGGACGACGACCCCGCACTCGACGACGGGGCGTCGGAAGAGCTCACGGGCGCGCTCGCCGCGGACCATCCGGCCTACGTCGTGTACACCTCGGGGTCGACCGGTGAGCCCAAGGGCGTGCTGGTGACGCACGGCGGGCTGGCCAACCTGCTCGCCTTCTACCGCGCGGAGGTCATCGCCACCGCCGAGCGGACCCGCGGCCCGGGGCGCTGCCGCATGGCGCTCACCGCGTCCCTCTCCTTCGACACCTCGGTCGTCGCCCTGCTGTGGCAGGCCGTCGGCCACGAACTCCACCTCATCGGCGACGACACCCGCCGCGACCCCGCCGCCATGGCCCGGTACCTGGACCGCTGCGGCATCGACGCCCTCGACGTGATGCCCAGTTACGCCGAGGAGCTGATCCAGCAGGGGATGCTCGACCCGGCCCGAACACCGCCGGCGGTCCTGATGACCGGCGCGGAGACGGTGGGCGAGAAGCTGTGGGGGCGGATCCGGGAGACCGAGGGGATCACCGCCTACAACATCTACGGACAGACCGAGACCACGGTCGACTCCCTCTTCTGGACGTCGGACGACAGCGACCGACCGCTGATCGGCCGTCCGATCCCCGGCGTGGACGTGTTCGTGCTCGACGCGGCCCTGCGTCCCGTCCCGCCGAAGGTGATCGGCGAACTGTACGTCGCGGGCGCCCAGTTGGCGCGGGGCTATGTGAACCGCCCCGGCCTCACCGCCGAGCGGTTCGTCGCGAACCCGTATCGGCCCGGACGGCGCATGTACCGCACGGGCGACCTGGTCCGGTGGACCGACGACGGCGCGCTGGAATTCCTCGGCCGGGCCGACGACCAGGTGAAGATCCGCGGTTTCCGCGTCGAACTCGGCGAGGTCGAGGCGGCACTGGCCCGCCACGAGGGCGTCACGCACGCGGTGGCGGTCCTGCGGGAGGACCGGCCGGGGGACGCACGCCTCGTCGGCTATGTGCTCGCGCGGAACACGGAACTCGACGTACGACGGCTGCGTGAGTTCGTACGGCAGAGCCTGCCGGACCACATGGTGCCCGCCGCGATCGTGGTGATCGACGAACTGCCGCTGACGCCGAACGGAAAACTCGACAGCGCCGCGCTGCCGGAACCGGTCTACCCCACCGGCACCCGGCGCGCACCGCGCACTCTCCGCGAGGAGTTGCTGTGCGGGCTGTTCGCGGAGGTGCTCGGCCGTGACGCGGTGGGCATCGACGACGGCTTCTTCGATCTCGGTGGCCACTCCCTGCTGGCCGTGCGGCTGAGCAGCAGGGCGCGCTCCGTGCTGGGCGTGGAACTGCCGGCCCGGCTACTGTTCGCGGCCCCGACCGTGGCCGGGCTGGCGGCGGGCCTCGACGAAGCGCTCCCGGGCAGGCCGGCGCTGAGGGCGGGGCGGCGACCGGACGTGCTGCCGCTGTCCTACGCCCAGCAGCGGCTGTGGTTCCTGGACCAGTGGGAGGAGACAGGCACCAGCTACCACCTCCCCGTCGCTCTGCGCCTGACCGGTCCGCTGGACCGGGACGCTCTCGAACAGGCGTGGTGCGATGTCACGGACCGGCACGAGAGTCTGCGGACGGTCTTCGTCGTACGGGACGACCGGCCGGCGCAGTCGGTACTCGCGCCCGGAGCGTTCCGGCCCGCCCTCGTGCACCGGGAACTGCCCGAGGCCGAGGTCGGGGCGGCGGTCCGCGCGGCGGCGGACCAGCGGTTCGAGCCGGCCGTGCGACCTCCGCTGGCAGCGCACCTGTTCACGACGGGGCCGGCGGACCAGGTCCTGCTCCTGGTGTTCCACCACATCATCTGCGACGGCTGGTCGCTCGGGCCGCTCCTGCGCGACCTCTCCGCCGCCTATGCCGCCCGCATCCGGGGCGAGGCTCCGCAGTGGGACGAACTGCCGGTGCAGTACGCCGACCACGCGCTGTGGCAACGGGAGTTGTTGGGTGGTGAGGACGACCCGGGCAGTGTGCTGTCCCGTCAACTGGGCTACTGGCGCGACCAGTTGGCCGCCCTTCCGACGGAACTGGCCCTGCCGACGGACCGGCCGCGGCCCGAGATCAGCGACTACGCGGGCGGAACGGCGGACATCGAGTGGGGTCACGACCTCCACCGAAGCCTGCTCGCGCTCGCCAAGGAGCACCACTGCACGCTGTTCATGGTGCTCCAGGCCGCATGCGCCGCCCTGCTCGGCAGGCTGGGCGCGGGGGAGGACATCCCGATCGGCACCCCGGTGGCCGGCCGGACGGACGACGCCGTCGACGACGTCGTCGGGTTCTTCGTCAACACGGTGGTCCTGCGCACCGACCTCTCCGGGAACCCGAGTTTCGCGGAACTGCTCCGCCGGGTCCGGGCCACCGACCTGGCGGCCTACGAGCACCAGGACGTGCCGTTCGAGCGGCTGGTGGAAGAGCTGAACCCACCGCGCTCGCCCGGCCGCCACCCGCTCTTCCAGACCATGGTCCAGCTCCAGCACGCGAGTGCCGGTCCGCGGTTCCCCGGGCTGCGGGCGTCCGAATGGCCGGTCCCGTCGACCACCGCGAAGTTCGACCTGGTCGTCGACGTGGAGGAACGGCTCGACCAGGACGGCGCACCGGCCGGACTGACCGGGGCCCTGATGTACTCGACCGCCCTGTTCGACGCCTCGACGGGAGAGCGGCTCGCCGACGGCCTGCGCCGGTTGCTCACCCAGGCGGCCGAGTACCCAGGACGGCCGCTCGCCGACTTCGACGTATCACCTGTCCAGGACCGGCCGTCCGGTGACCGGCGCTCCGATGACGTCGCCGCCGGCCTCACCGCACGCCCGGCCGCGTCGGCGGACGCGGCACCGGCCGCCACCGGGCCCCGTACGGCGACGGAGGAGGTGCTCGGCGGGCTGTTCGCCCAGGTGCTCGGCCTGGACTCGGTCGAGGTCGACGACAACTTCTTCGCCCTGGGCGGGCACTCGCTGCTGGCGACCCAGCTGATCTCCCGGGTGCGGTCGACCCTGGGGCTGGAACTGCCGGTCCGCGAACTCTTCCGGGCCCCGACCGTCGCCGGGATCGCCGTGTACCTCGCGACGGCCCGGTCCGCCCGGCCGGCGCTGCGGCCCGCCGCCTCCCGCTGA
- a CDS encoding helix-turn-helix transcriptional regulator yields the protein MLTMFGLEQLEEAVYREMRGSPPPAAEEIADRLAVAPDLVRACLDRLLELGLLRPSFEVPGRYAVVDPVLSLRQSLAGQHEELMRRQRRLAETHAEVVRLLMSDASGRSGRAEQVERLLGMDEVQCRVDRLAGEATREVLTFLPGGARPAPELVAARRNDAALLSRSVSIRTVGTDTGSYDAATLAYVRWLTGNGGLFRCSGAPLPRMILFDGSVALVPLDPRNTTAGALQVTDPGLVAPLAALFEQTWSSATPPAAGRPAADDTLSGKELALLRLVAEGCTDAAAAGRLHVSHRTARRMMAALMERLGARSRFEAGVKAARLGWL from the coding sequence ATGCTCACCATGTTCGGACTGGAACAGCTGGAAGAAGCGGTGTACCGGGAGATGCGCGGATCGCCGCCACCGGCCGCCGAGGAGATCGCCGACCGGCTGGCCGTCGCGCCGGACCTGGTCCGTGCCTGCCTGGACCGGCTGCTCGAACTCGGCCTGCTGCGGCCCTCCTTCGAGGTGCCCGGCCGATACGCGGTGGTGGACCCGGTCCTGAGCCTGCGGCAGTCGCTGGCCGGCCAGCACGAGGAGCTGATGCGCCGGCAGCGGCGGCTCGCCGAGACCCATGCCGAGGTCGTCCGCCTGCTCATGTCCGACGCCTCCGGCCGGTCGGGCAGGGCCGAACAGGTCGAACGGCTCCTGGGGATGGACGAGGTGCAGTGCCGGGTGGACCGGCTGGCGGGCGAGGCGACCCGCGAGGTGCTGACGTTCCTGCCCGGTGGCGCGCGGCCGGCGCCGGAACTCGTGGCGGCGCGCCGCAACGACGCGGCGCTGCTGAGCCGCTCGGTGTCGATCAGGACCGTCGGCACGGACACCGGCTCCTACGACGCCGCGACGCTGGCGTACGTGCGCTGGCTGACCGGCAACGGGGGCCTGTTCCGCTGCTCCGGGGCGCCCTTGCCGAGGATGATCCTCTTCGACGGCTCGGTCGCGCTGGTACCCCTCGACCCGCGGAACACGACGGCGGGCGCGCTCCAGGTCACCGACCCCGGCCTCGTCGCCCCCCTGGCCGCCCTGTTCGAACAGACCTGGTCGTCGGCCACCCCGCCGGCCGCCGGGCGGCCCGCGGCGGACGACACCCTGAGCGGCAAGGAACTGGCGCTGCTCCGGCTGGTCGCCGAGGGCTGCACCGATGCCGCCGCCGCGGGCCGACTGCACGTCTCGCACCGCACCGCCCGACGCATGATGGCGGCCCTCATGGAGCGCCTCGGCGCCCGCAGCCGCTTCGAGGCCGGCGTCAAGGCCGCCCGGCTCGGCTGGCTCTGA
- a CDS encoding MbtH family protein: MNNPFDDETGSYLVLTNAERQHSLWPADLDVPAGWSTVFGAATRAACLAHVEENWTDMRPASLVAAMNGA, translated from the coding sequence GTGAACAACCCGTTCGACGACGAAACAGGCTCCTATCTCGTCCTGACCAACGCGGAGCGACAGCACTCCCTGTGGCCCGCGGACCTCGACGTACCCGCCGGATGGTCCACCGTCTTCGGAGCGGCCACGCGGGCCGCGTGCCTGGCCCATGTCGAGGAGAACTGGACGGACATGCGGCCGGCCTCCCTCGTGGCCGCGATGAACGGGGCCTGA
- a CDS encoding thioesterase II family protein yields the protein MSGVRDTTMVPLHRTPHAERTLVGLSFFGGGTAAYRPWTAHLPPATDLVVLCYPGREGRFVEPFARDWSELVDDVAHSLRAADLGPYLLFGHSMSGWTAFDVAARLETDEAHRPAALVLSSCNAPDRGLTESELSPAAQDDDDRLLEWMGTHGLLPPHVRESADLTEVALELMRADIAVRDTFVHRGARVSVPLQVFSGAGDPLIRADAGPRWNALTSGPYRHDVLGGGHFYTPEIWQTLPSRIAPVHAAAAGSAS from the coding sequence GTGAGCGGCGTACGGGACACCACGATGGTGCCCCTGCACCGGACGCCGCACGCCGAACGGACCCTGGTCGGCCTGAGCTTCTTCGGCGGTGGCACGGCCGCGTACCGGCCGTGGACCGCGCACCTGCCCCCCGCGACGGACCTGGTCGTGCTCTGCTACCCCGGCAGGGAGGGCAGGTTCGTCGAGCCCTTCGCCCGCGACTGGTCCGAGCTCGTCGACGACGTCGCGCACTCCCTGCGGGCGGCCGACCTCGGCCCGTACCTCCTCTTCGGGCACAGCATGAGCGGCTGGACCGCCTTCGACGTCGCCGCCCGGCTGGAGACGGACGAGGCGCACCGGCCCGCGGCGCTCGTCCTGTCCTCCTGCAACGCGCCGGACCGCGGCCTGACCGAGAGCGAACTCTCTCCCGCGGCCCAGGACGACGACGATCGGCTGCTGGAGTGGATGGGCACGCACGGCCTGCTGCCCCCGCACGTCCGGGAGAGCGCCGACCTGACCGAGGTGGCGCTGGAACTGATGCGGGCCGACATCGCCGTCCGGGACACCTTCGTCCACAGGGGCGCCCGGGTGAGCGTGCCCCTCCAGGTGTTCTCCGGCGCCGGCGACCCGCTGATCCGCGCCGACGCGGGCCCCCGGTGGAACGCCCTGACCTCCGGCCCGTACCGGCACGACGTGCTCGGCGGCGGCCACTTCTACACCCCCGAGATCTGGCAGACCCTCCCCAGTCGGATCGCCCCCGTCCACGCCGCCGCAGCCGGCTCTGCCTCCTGA